One Desulfarculaceae bacterium DNA window includes the following coding sequences:
- a CDS encoding sigma-54 dependent transcriptional regulator: protein MTPRSRSAKSSGNSRRPTLLVLDDDWSTLEHIYEGLRNEYELTLIERAEEALPVMERKRFDMLLSNARLAGMELPDLVSQVKSRHPKVHYVLMSTFSEVEATMSAMRLGVADYVRKPFSIGELRHVLARSMERSKLHQEIDGLKAGPPSTLEGIVAHDERMREVCRLAETVAATDATVLLSGETGTGKGLVAQAIHNSSPRREGPYVEINCAAIPATLIESELFGHERGSFTGAVARKIGRVEAAAKGTLLLDEVGEMPLEMQAKMLRFLQEFSFERVGGNQKLSADVRVIAATNRDLGQAVKEGTFREDLFYRLHVIELHVPPLRERRKDILPLAEYFRERFAAKYDKPVLDFAHGAKGQLMGHPWPGNVREMEHAVERAVILANSEVIDRLELATSSPLNARSSRPPATPSQAAAPDPEQSLNDYLAACERGYLRAQLERHRGRINSTAQAAGVNPKTLYLKMNRHGLAKEDFRPRSSEPDGESR, encoded by the coding sequence ATGACCCCCCGTTCGCGCTCCGCCAAATCCAGCGGCAACTCCCGCCGGCCCACCCTGCTGGTGCTGGACGACGACTGGAGCACCCTGGAGCACATCTACGAAGGACTGCGCAACGAGTACGAGCTGACCCTCATCGAGCGGGCCGAGGAGGCCCTGCCGGTCATGGAGCGCAAGCGCTTCGACATGCTCCTGAGCAACGCCCGCCTCGCCGGCATGGAGCTGCCCGACCTGGTTTCCCAGGTCAAGTCACGCCACCCCAAGGTGCACTACGTGCTCATGAGCACCTTCTCCGAGGTGGAAGCCACCATGTCCGCCATGCGTCTGGGGGTGGCCGACTACGTGCGCAAGCCTTTCAGCATCGGCGAGCTCAGGCACGTCCTGGCCCGCAGCATGGAGCGCAGCAAGCTCCACCAGGAGATCGACGGCCTCAAGGCCGGGCCTCCCAGCACCCTGGAAGGCATCGTGGCCCACGACGAGCGGATGCGCGAGGTGTGCCGCCTGGCCGAGACCGTGGCCGCCACCGACGCCACGGTGCTCCTCTCGGGCGAAACCGGCACCGGCAAGGGGCTGGTGGCCCAGGCCATCCACAACAGCTCTCCCCGGCGGGAGGGCCCCTACGTGGAGATCAACTGCGCGGCCATCCCGGCCACCCTCATCGAGAGCGAGCTGTTCGGCCACGAGCGCGGCTCCTTCACCGGAGCGGTGGCCCGCAAGATCGGCCGGGTGGAGGCGGCGGCCAAGGGCACCCTGCTCCTGGACGAGGTGGGCGAGATGCCCCTGGAGATGCAGGCCAAGATGCTTCGCTTCCTTCAGGAGTTCAGCTTCGAGCGGGTGGGCGGCAACCAGAAGCTCAGCGCCGACGTGCGGGTGATCGCGGCCACCAACCGCGACCTGGGACAGGCGGTGAAGGAAGGCACCTTCCGCGAGGACCTGTTCTACCGCCTGCACGTGATCGAGCTGCACGTGCCGCCCCTCAGGGAGCGGCGCAAGGACATCCTGCCCCTGGCCGAGTACTTCCGGGAGCGCTTCGCGGCCAAGTACGACAAGCCGGTATTGGATTTTGCCCACGGGGCCAAGGGCCAGCTCATGGGCCACCCCTGGCCGGGCAACGTGCGCGAGATGGAGCACGCGGTGGAGCGGGCGGTGATCCTGGCCAACAGCGAGGTGATCGACCGCCTGGAGCTGGCCACCTCCTCCCCGCTCAACGCCCGCTCCTCGCGCCCCCCGGCCACGCCCTCCCAGGCCGCGGCCCCGGACCCGGAGCAATCCCTGAACGACTATTTGGCCGCCTGCGAGCGCGGCTACCTGCGGGCCCAGCTGGAGCGCCACCGGGGCCGCATAAACAGCACCGCCCAAGCCGCCGGGGTGAACCCCAAGACGCTGTATCTCAAGATGAACCGCCACGGACTGGCCAAGGAGGATTTTCGCCCGCGCTCTTCGGAACCGGACGGCGAGTCCCGGTAA
- a CDS encoding AAA family ATPase translates to MPPESLQAPAYPFAAIVGQQDMKLALMVNVVNPRVGGVLIRGEKGTAKSTAVRALAELLPAQPTVADCPYSCDPAAPCPACLARIAAGETLPVEQRRVRVVELPVGATEDRLLGTLDLEAALATGEARFSPGILAAANRQILYVDEVNLLDDHLVDVLLDAAAMGVNTVERESVSMSHPAAFTLVGTMNPEEGELRPQLTDRFGLCVQVRGLADPALRREVITRQLAWEADPSAFAASWQEAGRELSAGIAAARERLPKVQAGDDVLSRVVAVSLGLGTDGHRGDLTLLKCAITLAALEGRDTVLVSDVDKAALLALPHRLRRRPLAEMEFDIKDKIKRI, encoded by the coding sequence ATGCCTCCCGAATCGCTGCAAGCGCCGGCCTACCCCTTCGCGGCCATCGTGGGCCAACAGGACATGAAGCTGGCCCTCATGGTCAACGTGGTCAACCCTCGCGTGGGCGGGGTGCTCATCCGGGGCGAGAAGGGCACGGCCAAATCCACCGCCGTGCGCGCCCTGGCCGAGCTGCTGCCCGCCCAGCCCACGGTGGCCGACTGCCCCTATTCCTGCGACCCGGCCGCGCCCTGCCCCGCCTGCCTGGCCCGCATCGCGGCCGGCGAGACCCTGCCCGTGGAACAGCGCCGGGTGCGCGTGGTGGAGCTGCCCGTGGGGGCCACCGAGGACCGCCTGCTGGGCACCCTTGACCTGGAGGCCGCCCTGGCCACGGGCGAGGCCCGCTTCTCGCCGGGCATCCTGGCCGCGGCCAACCGCCAAATTCTCTACGTGGACGAGGTGAACCTTTTGGACGACCACCTGGTGGACGTGCTCCTGGACGCGGCGGCCATGGGGGTCAACACCGTGGAGCGCGAGTCGGTGAGCATGTCCCACCCGGCAGCCTTCACCCTGGTGGGCACCATGAACCCCGAGGAGGGCGAGCTCAGGCCCCAGCTCACCGACCGCTTCGGCTTGTGCGTGCAGGTGCGCGGCCTGGCCGACCCGGCCCTCCGGCGAGAGGTCATCACCCGCCAGCTGGCCTGGGAGGCCGATCCAAGCGCCTTTGCCGCCTCGTGGCAGGAGGCGGGGCGCGAGCTGAGCGCTGGCATCGCGGCCGCGCGCGAGCGGCTGCCCAAGGTGCAGGCGGGCGACGATGTGCTCTCCCGGGTGGTGGCGGTGAGTCTGGGCCTGGGCACCGACGGCCACCGGGGCGACCTGACGCTCTTGAAATGCGCCATCACCCTTGCCGCTTTGGAGGGCCGCGACACGGTGCTGGTCAGCGACGTGGACAAGGCCGCGCTCTTGGCCCTGCCCCACCGTTTGCGCCGGCGGCCCTTGGCCGAGATGGAGTTCGACATCAAGGACAAGATCAAGCGGATCTAG
- a CDS encoding AEC family transporter, which yields MDPQARALASIAVLVGVIILAMLLRRWGVVAREQGKLFASLVTDVTLPALIFTSLARQSLSWGEAALAGSMVLAEMLCLALAWVLARAWRLSPPRQGAFMLTAAFGSSALLGYALINQVFPGDAAALAEAVLISEVGVGPALFTVGVMVAIYYGRASVSGRERLSAALGYFRSPIFWAMTTGLVCSGLPIPWDNPLLAALTQGLHVLGRANTFLVALVVGVVLEFKDYRAILGLAAAVCVLKLILKPVLVWLPSLAMDLPAWQVQVLVLEGAMPSALLTVALSAKYGCDAGLASRLVFATTLAGAVTMLIMFRLLG from the coding sequence ATGGACCCACAGGCCCGGGCCCTGGCTTCCATCGCGGTCTTGGTGGGGGTCATCATACTGGCCATGCTGTTGCGCCGCTGGGGGGTGGTGGCCCGGGAGCAAGGCAAGCTTTTCGCCTCCCTGGTCACCGATGTAACCCTGCCCGCCCTCATCTTCACCTCCCTGGCCCGGCAAAGCCTCTCCTGGGGCGAGGCCGCCCTGGCCGGCAGCATGGTCCTGGCGGAGATGCTCTGCCTGGCCCTGGCCTGGGTTTTGGCCCGGGCCTGGCGCCTGAGTCCGCCCCGCCAGGGGGCCTTTATGCTCACCGCCGCCTTCGGCTCCTCGGCCCTGCTGGGCTACGCTCTGATCAACCAGGTGTTCCCGGGAGATGCCGCCGCCTTGGCCGAGGCGGTGCTAATTTCCGAGGTGGGGGTGGGGCCGGCCCTGTTCACGGTGGGGGTGATGGTGGCCATCTACTATGGCCGGGCCTCGGTGAGCGGCCGGGAGCGCCTGAGCGCGGCCTTGGGATATTTTCGCTCGCCCATTTTTTGGGCCATGACCACGGGCCTGGTCTGCTCGGGCCTGCCCATCCCCTGGGACAACCCGCTGCTGGCGGCCCTGACTCAGGGCCTTCATGTTTTGGGCCGAGCCAACACCTTCCTGGTGGCCCTGGTGGTGGGGGTGGTGCTGGAGTTCAAGGATTACCGCGCCATCCTGGGTCTGGCCGCCGCGGTATGCGTGCTCAAGCTGATCCTCAAGCCGGTGCTGGTGTGGTTGCCCAGTCTGGCCATGGACCTGCCTGCCTGGCAGGTGCAGGTGCTGGTGCTGGAGGGAGCCATGCCTTCGGCATTGCTCACGGTGGCCTTGTCGGCCAAGTACGGCTGCGACGCGGGCCTGGCCTCGCGTCTGGTGTTCGCCACCACCTTGGCCGGGGCAGTGACGATGTTGATCATGTTCCGGCTGTTGGGGTGA
- a CDS encoding glycine zipper 2TM domain-containing protein, translating to MTKKGLCLAVCLVLSLSLLGLGCQSLDKADYEGAGVGAATGAVAGALIAGNPWQGGVIGGALGAIAGGAITHIARTASSQAAQHKQPVSYQRGNEKVVSTPVSTKGKCTTVKESYFKDGKKYKEVEREVCN from the coding sequence ATGACCAAAAAAGGCCTTTGCCTTGCAGTTTGCCTGGTTCTTTCCCTCAGCTTGCTGGGCCTGGGCTGCCAATCCTTGGACAAGGCCGATTATGAAGGCGCGGGCGTGGGCGCGGCCACCGGCGCCGTGGCCGGTGCTCTGATCGCGGGCAACCCCTGGCAGGGCGGCGTGATCGGCGGCGCTCTGGGCGCCATCGCCGGTGGGGCCATCACCCACATCGCGCGCACCGCCTCCAGCCAGGCCGCTCAGCATAAGCAGCCGGTGAGCTACCAGCGCGGCAACGAGAAGGTGGTTTCCACCCCGGTGAGCACCAAGGGCAAGTGCACCACGGTCAAGGAGAGCTACTTCAAGGACGGCAAGAAGTACAAGGAAGTGGAGCGCGAGGTCTGCAACTAG
- a CDS encoding hydrogenase small subunit, with product MDLKAEVLEKIEARGVSRRDFIKYATVVTSVLGLAPSMVPKVAEAMAVKQRPTVIWLHFAECTGCSEAFIRTTYPWIDQIVLDVLNVAYHETIMAPSGHNAEKSLHDAMKKYDGKYILVCEGGIPTKNNGVYGKVGGKTMLSIAKEATKHALATICVGNCACFGGVQAAAPNPTKAMSVSKATGVKTVNIAGCPPNAVNMVATVVHFLLLGKLPALDDNGRPLFAYGYSIHEKCPRRSHYENSEFVKKFGDAGAIKGYCLAEMGCKGPNTYNNCPIVKFNDGTNWPIGAGAPCIGCSEPNFWDTQSPFYEPI from the coding sequence ATGGATTTGAAGGCAGAAGTCCTGGAGAAAATCGAGGCGAGGGGGGTGAGCCGGCGCGACTTCATTAAGTACGCCACGGTTGTCACCTCGGTTCTGGGCTTGGCCCCGAGCATGGTGCCCAAGGTGGCGGAAGCCATGGCGGTGAAACAACGCCCCACGGTGATCTGGCTGCACTTTGCCGAGTGCACCGGGTGCTCCGAGGCGTTCATCCGCACCACCTATCCTTGGATTGACCAGATCGTTCTCGACGTGCTCAACGTGGCCTACCATGAGACCATCATGGCGCCTTCGGGCCACAACGCCGAAAAGTCGCTGCACGACGCCATGAAGAAGTACGACGGCAAGTACATCCTGGTGTGCGAGGGTGGCATCCCCACCAAGAACAACGGCGTCTACGGCAAGGTGGGCGGCAAGACCATGCTCTCCATCGCCAAGGAGGCGACCAAGCATGCCCTGGCCACCATCTGCGTGGGCAACTGCGCCTGCTTCGGCGGGGTGCAGGCCGCCGCGCCCAACCCCACCAAGGCCATGAGCGTGAGCAAGGCCACCGGCGTGAAGACCGTGAACATCGCCGGCTGCCCGCCCAACGCGGTGAATATGGTGGCCACGGTGGTCCACTTCCTGCTCCTGGGCAAGCTGCCCGCCCTGGATGACAACGGCCGTCCCCTGTTCGCCTACGGCTACAGCATCCATGAGAAGTGCCCCCGCCGTTCCCACTACGAGAACAGCGAGTTCGTCAAGAAGTTCGGCGACGCCGGCGCCATCAAGGGCTACTGCCTGGCCGAGATGGGCTGCAAGGGACCCAACACCTATAACAACTGCCCCATCGTTAAGTTCAACGACGGCACCAACTGGCCCATCGGCGCGGGCGCTCCCTGCATCGGGTGCTCCGAGCCCAACTTCTGGGACACCCAGTCCCCCTTCTACGAGCCGATCTAA
- a CDS encoding DUF2284 domain-containing protein: MDKYLDLARELGATVAKPLSPDQIYFDPRARLKCRWGCYDYFTRGIKCGDRGVSQEEFQDMVGRYAHILLLGGPDAHRLSKAVLGVEAAAFRDGHYMAFGVRTCNWCKVCAVSEGKECVAPEKVRPCDQAMGIDVFRTAREAGLPIQVLLSEDQEPNRYGFVLIN; this comes from the coding sequence ATGGACAAGTACCTCGACCTGGCCCGCGAGTTGGGTGCCACGGTGGCCAAACCGCTGAGCCCGGACCAGATATATTTCGATCCCCGCGCGCGGCTCAAATGCCGCTGGGGCTGCTACGACTACTTCACGCGCGGCATCAAGTGCGGCGACCGGGGAGTTAGCCAAGAGGAGTTCCAGGACATGGTGGGCCGCTATGCGCACATCCTGCTCCTGGGCGGGCCGGACGCCCACCGCCTGAGCAAGGCGGTGCTGGGGGTGGAAGCGGCGGCCTTCCGGGACGGGCACTACATGGCCTTTGGGGTGCGCACCTGCAACTGGTGCAAGGTCTGCGCGGTGAGCGAGGGCAAGGAGTGCGTGGCCCCGGAAAAGGTGCGCCCCTGCGACCAGGCCATGGGCATCGATGTGTTCCGCACCGCCCGCGAGGCGGGCCTGCCCATCCAGGTATTACTTAGCGAAGACCAGGAGCCGAACCGCTACGGCTTCGTGCTGATTAACTGA
- a CDS encoding HyaD/HybD family hydrogenase maturation endopeptidase, producing MNHTATPNILVLGVGNVLLTDEGVGVRVLHELAARYDFPPNVKLVDGGVLGLSLTGTMMEADQVIVIDAVRGDDEPGTIYRFGWDARPEHIQYKDSLHQIDLMETMALLPLLGDPPVVTVIGVEFGDIDNYGLELTPQVEKAVEPLMTHVLAELESLGSPGTPLETPREVTNVFGHTG from the coding sequence ATGAACCATACGGCGACGCCAAATATCCTGGTGCTGGGGGTGGGCAACGTGCTGCTCACCGACGAGGGCGTGGGGGTGCGGGTCCTGCACGAGCTGGCCGCGCGCTATGACTTCCCGCCCAACGTGAAGCTGGTGGACGGCGGTGTCTTGGGCCTCTCGCTCACCGGAACCATGATGGAGGCCGATCAGGTCATCGTCATCGACGCGGTGCGCGGCGACGACGAGCCGGGCACCATCTACCGCTTCGGGTGGGACGCACGGCCCGAGCACATCCAGTACAAGGACAGCCTGCACCAGATCGACCTCATGGAGACCATGGCCTTGTTGCCCCTGCTGGGCGACCCGCCCGTGGTCACGGTCATCGGGGTGGAGTTCGGCGACATCGACAACTACGGCCTGGAGCTGACCCCCCAGGTGGAAAAAGCGGTGGAGCCCCTGATGACCCATGTGCTGGCCGAGCTGGAGAGCCTGGGCTCGCCCGGCACCCCCTTGGAAACGCCCCGCGAGGTGACCAATGTGTTTGGCCATACCGGCTAA
- a CDS encoding aminotransferase class I/II-fold pyridoxal phosphate-dependent enzyme produces the protein MLDKDLEEKQEKALAVFGGDAVHGGDVWGWSRHLERPVSELLDLSASLNPLGPPAGLGEVVAEAMKLICHYPDRMAYELRETLGEQLGVPASCILPGNGSTALIRMIARALDLSNIALFAPAFGEMARSLAVAGRHFHYLHTYESQGYAPNEELLDKLWDLEPMAVILSNPTTPAGTLVSPEFLDTLAAKCEQRRIWLVVDEAFIDFAPEEARAWAPKAIAEHKRLLVLRSLTKFFCIAGLRLGYALAHAETLADFAPLGQPWSVNTLAQAAGVFCVGQKDYAEKTRLAVDDWRVEQTAMLHQLGLETLPSVVNYILCRLPAGGPTAAQVAAATAQQGVLLRDASSFVGCNERHLRVAVCTGEDQERLREVLTSALAQA, from the coding sequence TTGCTGGACAAGGATCTGGAAGAAAAGCAGGAGAAGGCCCTGGCCGTATTCGGCGGGGACGCGGTGCACGGCGGCGACGTGTGGGGATGGTCGCGCCATTTGGAGCGGCCGGTCAGCGAACTGCTGGACCTTTCGGCCTCCCTGAACCCCCTGGGCCCACCGGCGGGGCTGGGTGAGGTGGTGGCCGAGGCCATGAAGCTGATCTGCCACTACCCGGACCGCATGGCCTACGAACTGCGCGAGACCCTGGGCGAGCAGCTCGGGGTGCCCGCCTCCTGCATCCTGCCGGGCAACGGCTCCACCGCCCTGATCCGCATGATCGCCCGGGCCTTGGACCTGAGCAACATCGCCCTGTTCGCCCCGGCCTTCGGCGAGATGGCCCGCTCCCTGGCCGTGGCCGGCCGCCACTTCCACTATCTGCACACCTACGAGTCCCAGGGCTACGCGCCCAACGAGGAACTCCTGGACAAGCTGTGGGACTTGGAGCCCATGGCGGTGATCCTGTCCAACCCCACCACTCCGGCCGGCACCCTGGTCAGCCCGGAGTTTTTGGACACCCTGGCCGCCAAGTGCGAGCAGCGGCGCATCTGGCTGGTGGTGGACGAGGCCTTCATCGACTTCGCGCCCGAGGAGGCCCGCGCCTGGGCCCCCAAGGCCATCGCCGAGCACAAGCGCCTGCTGGTGCTGCGCTCGCTCACCAAGTTCTTCTGCATCGCCGGGCTGCGCCTGGGCTACGCCCTGGCCCACGCCGAGACCCTGGCCGACTTCGCGCCCCTGGGGCAGCCCTGGTCGGTGAACACCCTGGCCCAGGCGGCGGGAGTGTTCTGCGTGGGCCAAAAGGACTATGCGGAAAAGACTCGGCTAGCGGTGGACGACTGGCGGGTGGAGCAGACGGCCATGCTGCACCAGCTGGGCCTGGAGACCCTGCCCAGCGTGGTGAACTACATCCTGTGCCGCCTCCCGGCAGGCGGCCCCACGGCGGCCCAGGTGGCCGCGGCCACGGCCCAGCAGGGGGTGCTGCTGCGCGACGCCTCGTCCTTCGTGGGCTGCAACGAGCGCCACTTGCGGGTGGCGGTGTGCACCGGCGAGGATCAGGAGCGCCTGCGCGAGGTGCTCACCTCGGCCCTGGCCCAAGCCTGA
- a CDS encoding VWA domain-containing protein, which yields MPHCANEIEAPRPLVYPFAAIAGQARLKLALLLLGVDLGLGGVLLRGEKGTAKSTAARGLASLLPPLPDGRPTPFVELPLGATEDRLAGGLDLGAAVKEGRLAAREGLLARADQGVLYVDEVNLLPPHLTHLVLDAAVSGVARLEREGLSLAHAARFALVASYNPEEGPLGPQLADRFGLCVRVRGEQDPALRVEVLKRRLAWEADPLGFAQEWQSEQDALRRRLIAARERLPRVELGEAERALAAELAANAGSQGQRGELATARAARALAAWQGAKSVSPEIVYQAADLALPHRRTQAAPAQTPLPRLLESGQAPEEAPPRRASEEDGPALEAGDRPGQERSLRVLTPGAVLPVATRLPAREATSRTQAGRRSAREVAGERGRYIRASSQRLGRGLALDATFRAAAPHQKARRTPGGPALVVAEPDIREKVRAARRGRLLLFCVDASGSMNAAARMKTTKAAVLGLLTEAYQKRDRVGLVAFGGTSARELLPPTSSVEVARRMLAELPTGGKTPLAAGLVGVGAALERELAADPKLTPLVIILTDGRPNVPLAASQPEDYDPRVAGNKGGGWGDGWGDGGYADREVLNLARRLHAAFRARFVVVDTDTGHHHEINLCRALAEYLGAACVSLRKLTAEGVLDLVHKHWE from the coding sequence TTGCCGCATTGCGCCAATGAAATCGAGGCTCCCCGGCCTTTGGTCTATCCCTTTGCCGCCATAGCGGGGCAAGCACGCTTGAAGCTGGCCCTGTTGCTGTTGGGGGTTGACCTGGGATTGGGCGGAGTGCTGCTCAGGGGCGAAAAGGGCACGGCCAAATCCACCGCCGCGCGGGGCCTGGCCTCTCTGCTGCCGCCCCTGCCCGACGGCCGCCCCACCCCGTTCGTGGAGCTGCCCCTGGGAGCCACCGAAGACCGTCTGGCCGGGGGCCTGGATCTGGGCGCGGCCGTTAAGGAAGGCCGCCTGGCCGCGCGCGAGGGCCTCCTGGCCCGGGCCGACCAGGGCGTGCTCTACGTGGACGAGGTCAACCTGCTGCCACCCCACCTGACCCATTTGGTGTTGGACGCGGCGGTGAGCGGAGTGGCCCGTTTGGAGCGCGAGGGCCTGAGCCTGGCCCACGCGGCCCGCTTCGCCCTGGTGGCTTCCTACAACCCCGAGGAAGGCCCCCTGGGCCCGCAGCTGGCCGATCGCTTCGGCCTGTGCGTGCGGGTGCGGGGGGAGCAGGACCCGGCCCTGCGCGTGGAGGTTCTCAAGCGCCGCCTGGCCTGGGAGGCCGATCCGCTGGGCTTCGCGCAAGAGTGGCAAAGCGAACAGGACGCCCTGCGGCGGCGCTTGATCGCCGCCCGCGAGCGCCTGCCCCGGGTGGAGCTGGGGGAGGCCGAGCGCGCCCTGGCCGCCGAGCTGGCCGCCAATGCGGGCAGCCAGGGGCAGCGCGGCGAACTGGCCACGGCCCGGGCCGCGCGAGCCCTGGCCGCCTGGCAAGGGGCTAAGAGCGTGAGCCCGGAGATAGTTTACCAAGCGGCGGACCTGGCCCTGCCCCACCGCCGCACCCAGGCCGCCCCGGCCCAAACTCCCCTGCCCCGCCTGCTGGAGAGCGGCCAGGCCCCTGAGGAAGCGCCCCCCCGCCGGGCCAGCGAAGAGGACGGTCCGGCCCTGGAGGCGGGCGACCGCCCCGGCCAGGAGCGCTCTTTGCGGGTGCTCACCCCCGGCGCGGTGCTGCCCGTGGCCACCCGCCTGCCGGCCCGCGAGGCCACCAGCCGAACCCAGGCCGGACGCCGCAGCGCGCGGGAAGTGGCCGGCGAGCGCGGCCGCTACATCCGGGCCTCGTCCCAGCGCTTGGGGCGCGGCCTGGCCCTGGACGCCACCTTCCGGGCCGCCGCCCCTCACCAAAAGGCGCGGCGCACTCCCGGCGGGCCGGCCCTGGTGGTGGCCGAGCCCGACATCCGCGAAAAGGTGCGCGCCGCGCGGCGGGGGCGCTTGCTGCTGTTCTGCGTGGACGCCTCGGGCTCCATGAACGCGGCCGCGCGCATGAAGACCACCAAGGCCGCCGTGCTGGGGCTCCTCACCGAGGCCTACCAGAAGCGCGACCGGGTGGGGCTGGTGGCCTTTGGGGGCACGAGCGCGCGCGAGCTTTTGCCACCCACCAGCAGCGTGGAGGTGGCCCGGCGTATGCTGGCCGAGCTGCCCACCGGCGGCAAGACGCCCCTGGCCGCGGGCCTGGTAGGGGTGGGCGCGGCCCTGGAGCGCGAGCTGGCCGCGGACCCCAAGCTCACCCCGTTGGTGATCATCCTCACCGATGGGCGGCCCAACGTGCCCCTGGCCGCCAGCCAGCCGGAGGACTATGATCCTCGGGTGGCGGGCAACAAGGGCGGCGGTTGGGGCGACGGCTGGGGCGACGGCGGCTACGCGGACCGCGAGGTGCTCAATCTGGCCCGCCGCCTGCACGCGGCCTTCCGGGCCCGCTTCGTGGTGGTGGACACCGACACCGGGCATCATCACGAGATAAATCTTTGCCGCGCCCTGGCCGAATACCTGGGCGCGGCCTGCGTGTCCCTCAGGAAACTCACCGCCGAGGGCGTGCTGGACTTGGTGCACAAGCACTGGGAGTGA
- a CDS encoding nickel-dependent hydrogenase large subunit yields MAKYTIDPITRIEGHLRIDVEIEGGKVTNAWSSAQLFRGLEIILQGRDPRDAPWITQRACGVCTEVHAMASIRALDDAARVKIPPLARIARNLVHGSQFVHDHMVHFYVLSALDWVDVVSALKADPKKTADLANALGDYPGSGVADFKAVKEKLATFVASGQLGPFANGYWGHKDYRLPPEANLMAVAHYLTLLRLQVKAARMMALFGGKNPHIQTYVTGGVTCVKDLLNVDRLAEFLYYLKEMQAFIDNVYIPDVLAVASFYKDWGARNIGGCTNFLAYGNFPQNSGRFKDEKMFLPGGVIMDRKLGAIKGVDPDLITEEVTRAWYKNGPALNPAKGVTQPLEDARFDYDGKYSWFKAPRYEGKPMEVGPLAQVLAAYAHGHKPTAALVTAVLKHLNVPANALFSTLGRTAARAIETKVIADEMATWVTEAIGLIKQGKIETAAEWSWPGESMGYGLIDVPRGALGHWIHQDKDNKIANYQLVVPSTWNLGPRDAKGQVGPVEEALIGTPIADPKAPLEIIRTVHSFDPCIACGVHVIDPDSNEVRKFKVC; encoded by the coding sequence ATGGCTAAATACACCATCGATCCCATTACCCGCATCGAGGGGCACCTGCGCATCGATGTGGAGATCGAGGGCGGCAAGGTAACCAACGCCTGGAGCTCGGCGCAGCTCTTCCGCGGCTTGGAGATCATTCTCCAGGGGCGCGACCCCCGGGACGCACCCTGGATCACCCAGCGCGCCTGCGGCGTGTGCACCGAGGTGCACGCCATGGCCTCCATCCGCGCCTTGGACGACGCGGCGCGGGTCAAGATTCCGCCCCTGGCGCGCATCGCCCGTAACCTGGTGCACGGCTCCCAGTTCGTGCACGACCATATGGTGCACTTCTACGTACTTTCCGCCCTGGACTGGGTGGACGTGGTCAGCGCCCTCAAGGCCGACCCCAAGAAGACCGCCGACCTGGCCAACGCCCTGGGCGACTACCCGGGTAGCGGTGTGGCCGACTTCAAGGCGGTCAAGGAAAAGCTGGCCACCTTCGTGGCTTCCGGCCAGCTTGGGCCCTTTGCCAACGGCTACTGGGGCCACAAGGACTACCGTCTGCCCCCCGAGGCCAACCTCATGGCCGTGGCCCACTACCTGACCTTGCTGCGCTTGCAGGTGAAGGCCGCGCGCATGATGGCCCTGTTCGGCGGCAAGAACCCCCACATCCAGACCTACGTCACCGGCGGCGTTACCTGCGTGAAGGACCTGCTGAACGTGGACCGCCTGGCCGAGTTCCTGTACTACCTCAAGGAAATGCAGGCGTTCATCGACAACGTCTACATCCCCGACGTGCTGGCCGTGGCCAGCTTCTACAAGGACTGGGGCGCCCGCAACATCGGCGGTTGCACCAACTTCCTGGCCTACGGCAACTTCCCGCAGAACTCCGGGCGCTTCAAGGATGAGAAGATGTTCCTGCCCGGCGGCGTGATCATGGACCGCAAGCTGGGCGCCATCAAGGGCGTGGACCCGGACCTGATCACCGAGGAAGTGACCCGGGCCTGGTACAAGAACGGCCCGGCCCTGAACCCGGCCAAGGGCGTCACCCAGCCCCTGGAAGACGCCAGGTTCGACTACGACGGCAAGTACTCCTGGTTCAAGGCCCCGCGCTACGAGGGCAAGCCCATGGAAGTGGGCCCCTTGGCCCAGGTGCTGGCCGCCTACGCCCACGGCCACAAGCCCACGGCGGCCCTGGTGACCGCGGTGCTCAAGCACCTGAACGTGCCGGCCAACGCCCTGTTCAGCACCCTGGGGCGCACCGCCGCCCGGGCCATCGAGACCAAGGTCATCGCCGACGAGATGGCCACCTGGGTCACCGAGGCCATCGGCCTGATCAAGCAGGGCAAGATCGAAACCGCGGCCGAGTGGAGCTGGCCCGGCGAGAGCATGGGCTACGGCCTCATCGACGTGCCCCGCGGCGCCCTGGGCCACTGGATCCACCAGGACAAGGACAACAAGATCGCCAACTACCAGTTGGTGGTGCCCTCCACCTGGAACCTGGGACCGCGCGACGCCAAGGGCCAGGTGGGCCCGGTGGAGGAGGCGCTCATCGGCACCCCCATCGCCGATCCCAAGGCTCCCTTGGAGATCATCCGCACCGTGCACTCCTTCGACCCCTGCATCGCCTGCGGCGTCCACGTCATCGACCCGGACTCCAACGAGGTGCGCAAGTTCAAGGTCTGCTAG